One window from the genome of Tolypothrix sp. NIES-4075 encodes:
- a CDS encoding tubulin-like doman-containing protein, with the protein MSRPTVVFRPTVVIGLGGTGYEVVLKLKKRFIDVYGYVPEIIRFLSIDTTENIQEREKSPDGTKVVLEPNELYAISVANPGPYTRSDHIAEWWSKDIPTSSLISGAGQIRARGRLALFAKVGDINGLIAQAIYDVREIRTSRQAFSGNFQVSNRDGIEVFIVGSLAGGTGSGTFLDVAFLARQYLNSFSNITGVFVLPRVFANLPQTHLVKSNAYGALKEIEHFWSLSPSNSIEIDYGISKVKAEYPPFDAVFLIDGVNKNGTVVSRPDDLQNLVADGLYVQIGSQIGLDAANVADNIRAYLATGEKVRGRNINYCSFGFATLTLPVQQYERMKLEDAQNLLKNQLMASTPISDLENEIARFLQDCNLGEATTVLNALIESVGGGQLKPEFRIGEMRFDRTALPTIKELYKRQLDQFEQRTAKELGLNFYRLHETATATIFTAWERGINRPNGLAYVLQFLTKLSEKLDELQQSVQRKSQEAQSSFNTLKLEPQEEKIKEAAGGMFSNKNNIQTACQKYKERADQKWKIYLHWKRCDKAAELYGILRTKVEEIKEKCQRFHSNLDKVYRDLEQSYNEVSRQGSNDNPFIHIIQRVNLQSKRPKITGEDFIRWYREQFQTLTNWAEKKAVDVKNEILAFLDEAYRPLTSMTVEQVLADSNPEDAGQDLQQLGKLAVPLWQYQESEIPIQQQGVITEFYYYGVGDNKTVFSDPPLSSRLPKGRNNPSFVPTGEPHKVTLFRIEIGVPLFAFNGMKDMEVAYLDPNKVFKHLDRNWTKFANLIPPEDDGGALRWFALALTPDLYKLIVNQSRKYFVHTDQARKLEGRVLPLGGDRKSAFKAFKSNSLLVQEIADKVERITHEDEDRAKSTLENYINQLNQHLNKEGKIDSQIKEQVEMEIQEIEAYLEDLDVIR; encoded by the coding sequence ATGTCGCGTCCTACTGTTGTTTTTCGTCCTACGGTTGTGATTGGGTTAGGAGGTACAGGTTATGAAGTTGTCCTCAAGCTCAAAAAGCGATTTATAGATGTTTACGGCTACGTACCGGAAATTATTCGCTTTCTTTCGATTGATACTACCGAAAATATCCAAGAACGTGAAAAATCACCCGATGGCACCAAGGTTGTCTTAGAACCGAATGAACTTTATGCAATTTCAGTAGCAAATCCGGGACCCTATACACGTAGCGACCATATCGCTGAATGGTGGTCTAAAGACATTCCAACATCCAGCCTGATCAGTGGTGCGGGACAGATTCGCGCACGGGGACGGTTAGCATTATTTGCCAAAGTAGGAGATATTAACGGTTTAATCGCTCAAGCAATCTATGATGTACGCGAAATTCGCACTAGCAGACAAGCATTTTCAGGTAACTTTCAAGTTTCCAATCGCGATGGTATCGAAGTTTTTATTGTTGGCAGTTTAGCTGGTGGGACGGGTAGTGGCACATTTTTGGATGTGGCATTTTTAGCACGGCAATATCTTAATAGTTTTTCCAATATTACAGGCGTATTTGTTTTACCTAGAGTGTTTGCCAATCTTCCCCAAACTCATCTTGTGAAGTCGAATGCTTACGGCGCTCTTAAGGAAATCGAACACTTCTGGAGTTTATCACCATCTAATAGCATTGAGATTGATTACGGTATTTCCAAAGTCAAAGCCGAATATCCTCCTTTTGATGCGGTGTTTTTAATTGACGGGGTTAACAAAAATGGAACTGTAGTTAGCCGTCCTGATGATTTGCAAAATTTAGTTGCAGATGGCTTGTACGTCCAAATTGGTTCTCAAATCGGTCTAGATGCTGCTAACGTTGCTGATAACATTCGCGCTTATCTGGCAACTGGTGAGAAAGTCCGAGGACGCAATATAAATTACTGTAGTTTTGGTTTTGCTACCCTAACTCTGCCAGTACAGCAATACGAGCGGATGAAATTAGAAGATGCTCAAAACTTGCTAAAGAATCAATTGATGGCATCTACACCAATAAGTGATTTAGAAAACGAAATTGCGCGTTTTTTACAAGATTGTAACTTAGGAGAAGCTACTACTGTCCTAAATGCGTTGATTGAAAGCGTTGGCGGCGGACAACTAAAACCTGAGTTTAGAATTGGGGAAATGCGTTTTGATCGTACAGCTTTGCCGACAATCAAAGAACTTTACAAGCGGCAGTTAGACCAATTTGAGCAACGGACGGCTAAAGAACTGGGATTGAATTTTTATCGCTTACATGAAACTGCAACTGCTACGATTTTTACAGCCTGGGAGCGCGGTATTAACCGTCCCAATGGTTTAGCTTATGTCTTACAATTTTTAACCAAACTTTCCGAAAAACTAGATGAATTACAGCAGAGTGTGCAGCGCAAGTCGCAAGAGGCACAGTCTAGCTTTAATACTTTGAAATTAGAACCCCAAGAAGAAAAAATTAAAGAAGCCGCAGGAGGTATGTTTTCAAATAAAAACAATATTCAAACAGCTTGCCAGAAGTACAAAGAACGGGCTGACCAAAAATGGAAGATTTATTTACATTGGAAGCGTTGCGATAAAGCGGCTGAACTGTACGGTATACTGCGAACTAAGGTAGAAGAAATTAAGGAAAAGTGCCAGCGTTTTCACAGCAACTTAGATAAAGTTTATCGAGATTTAGAACAGAGTTATAACGAGGTCAGCCGTCAAGGAAGTAACGATAATCCTTTTATTCACATTATTCAGCGCGTTAATTTGCAATCAAAACGCCCTAAAATCACTGGCGAAGATTTCATCCGTTGGTATCGAGAACAGTTTCAAACTTTGACTAATTGGGCAGAAAAAAAAGCTGTTGATGTCAAGAATGAAATCCTGGCATTTTTAGATGAAGCTTACCGTCCGCTCACCAGTATGACTGTTGAGCAGGTTTTAGCAGATAGCAATCCAGAAGATGCGGGACAAGATTTGCAACAACTAGGCAAACTAGCAGTTCCTCTTTGGCAGTATCAAGAATCGGAAATTCCCATTCAACAGCAGGGTGTCATTACAGAATTTTATTACTACGGAGTAGGAGATAACAAAACAGTTTTTAGCGATCCTCCTCTTTCAAGCCGGCTGCCTAAAGGAAGAAATAATCCCTCTTTCGTACCAACAGGGGAACCTCATAAAGTCACTCTATTTAGAATAGAAATCGGCGTGCCTTTATTTGCCTTCAACGGAATGAAGGATATGGAAGTAGCTTACCTAGATCCAAATAAAGTCTTCAAGCACTTAGACCGTAATTGGACAAAGTTTGCCAATTTAATACCACCAGAAGATGATGGTGGAGCTTTGCGCTGGTTTGCTTTAGCGCTAACACCCGATTTATATAAATTAATTGTCAATCAGAGTAGGAAATATTTTGTTCATACAGACCAAGCGCGAAAATTAGAGGGGAGAGTTTTGCCTTTGGGAGGCGATCGCAAATCAGCATTTAAAGCTTTCAAAAGTAACTCGCTTCTGGTTCAGGAAATTGCTGACAAAGTTGAGCGTATTACCCACGAAGACGAAGACAGAGCCAAATCTACTCTGGAAAACTACATCAATCAACTCAATCAGCATTTAAACAAGGAAGGTAAGATTGATTCCCAGATTAAAGAACAGGTGGAAATGGAAATCCAGGAAATTGAAGCATACCTGGAAGATTTAGATGTGATTCGTTAA